One stretch of Gadus macrocephalus chromosome 12, ASM3116895v1 DNA includes these proteins:
- the cimap1d gene encoding outer dense fiber protein 3-like protein 2b: MGDVEKKRPAIAGRERGPGPGRYSLPSTIGFIGHDFTKPTSPACSFHGRMSNNMYSVDSSPGPRYYVDAKITRFGRDGNPAYSILGRVKAQRTIFQTPGPGAYSPETPTYNTKRKPPSYTMGSRTQYRALDAVPAPNKYSLPSLLGPQVPNKAASASYTMSGFYKTGSPSEDLSKTPGPCKYNCTDPSVYLRRQPAFSMLGRHGLPRDATKKPGPGTHNPEKVTINKPRAPAYSLGTRHSEFVTPLVVQLAD; the protein is encoded by the exons ATGGGTGACGTGGAGAAAAAAAGACCAGCCATTGCAGGCAGAGAAAGAG GACCAGGACCTGGACGTTACTCACTGCCCTCTACCATCGGCTTCATTGGCCACGACTTCACAAAACCCACCAGCCCTGCTTGCTCCTTCCACGGACGCATGAGCAACAACA TGTACTCCGTAGACTCCAGCCCTGGGCCTAGATACTATGTTGATGCTAAAATCACTCGCTTTGGAAGAGATGGAAACCCTGCATACTCAATCTTGGGTAGAGTGAAAGCACAAA GAACGATCTTCCAGACACCTGGACCCGGAGCCTACAGCCCCGAGACCCCTACCTACAACACCAAACGCAAGCCCCCCTCCTACACCATGGGCTCCCGAACACAGTACCGGGCCTTGGACGCTGTGCCCGCACCAAATAAGTACTCCCTGCCGTCACTATTGGGGCCCCAGGTTCCCAACAAGGCAGCCAGCGCGAGCTACACCATGTCTGGCTTCTACAAGACTGGGAGCCCATCCGAAGATCTATCCAAGACCCCTGGGCCATGCAAATACAACTGCACAGACCCCAGTGTGTATCTGCGCAGACAGCCAGCCTTCTCCATGCTGGGGCGCCACGGCCTACCCAGGGACGCCACTAAGAAGCCGGGCCCGGGGACCCACAACCCTGAGAAGGTGACCATCAACAAACCCCGGGCGCCGGCCTACTCACTGGGCACAAGACACTCAGAGTTTGTGACCCCTTTGGTAGTTCAATTGGCGGACTGA
- the cks2 gene encoding cyclin-dependent kinases regulatory subunit 2 translates to MSKKQIFYSDKYTDEEFEYRHVMLPKQLSKLVPTSHLMTEDEWRGLGVQQSQGWIHYMIHKPEPHILLFRRALPLE, encoded by the exons ATGTCGAAAAAGCAGATTTTCTACTCCGACAAATACACCGACGAGGAGTTTGAGTACAG GCATGTGATGCTTCCCAAGCAACTGTCCAAACTGGTGCCCACGTCACACCTGATGACGGAGGACGAGTGGAGGGGCCTGGGCGTCCAACAGAGTCAAGGGTGGATTCACTACATGATCCACAAACCAG AGCCACACATTCTACTGTTCAGACGGGCTCTTCCACTGGAATGA